From Streptomyces durmitorensis, a single genomic window includes:
- a CDS encoding ABC transporter substrate-binding protein encodes MSKPPYSRRIPAAFALITAATLTLTACGSGGSADTTGGAAPAGKSAKIPTQDVVSSVKKDATAAKLLPPDVRERGTLSLATAVGGSPPGNTYLEDGKTIVGQDADFAEAVAKALGLKLKREAASFEAILPALDSGKYDLGTGNFGVTEERRKTIDFVTYINDGQGFAVREDSKLKKVTDFRQLCGLNVATGAGTTFEVTLEDNKHVCEDAGKKPYSVKTYAEQGAIWGSLQQGRTDVVMSTINGLRYAVDQQEGLKFLGEYHRLDVGFAFKKGTRLAPAFQAAVNQLIEDGTYDRILKKWGTQASAIDESRISPPEIKD; translated from the coding sequence ATGAGCAAGCCCCCGTACTCCCGCCGCATCCCTGCGGCCTTCGCCCTGATCACCGCCGCCACGCTCACGCTCACCGCCTGCGGTTCCGGCGGCTCCGCCGACACCACGGGTGGTGCGGCGCCCGCGGGCAAGAGCGCCAAGATCCCCACGCAGGACGTGGTCTCCTCGGTCAAGAAGGACGCGACGGCCGCGAAGCTCCTGCCGCCGGACGTGCGCGAGCGGGGCACCCTCAGTCTCGCGACCGCCGTCGGCGGCAGTCCGCCCGGCAACACCTACCTGGAGGACGGCAAGACGATCGTCGGCCAGGACGCCGACTTCGCGGAGGCCGTCGCCAAGGCGCTCGGCCTGAAGCTGAAGCGCGAGGCCGCGAGCTTCGAGGCGATCCTGCCCGCCCTGGACAGCGGGAAGTACGACCTGGGCACCGGCAACTTCGGCGTGACCGAGGAGCGGCGCAAGACCATCGACTTCGTCACGTACATCAACGACGGCCAGGGCTTCGCCGTCCGTGAGGACAGCAAGCTGAAGAAGGTCACCGATTTCAGGCAGCTGTGCGGCCTGAACGTGGCGACCGGCGCGGGCACCACCTTCGAGGTCACCCTTGAGGACAACAAGCACGTGTGCGAGGACGCGGGCAAGAAGCCGTACAGCGTGAAGACGTACGCCGAGCAGGGCGCGATCTGGGGCTCGCTCCAGCAGGGCCGCACCGATGTGGTGATGTCCACGATCAACGGCCTGCGCTATGCGGTCGACCAGCAGGAGGGGCTGAAGTTCCTCGGTGAGTACCACCGTCTCGACGTCGGCTTCGCCTTCAAGAAGGGCACGAGGCTGGCGCCGGCCTTCCAGGCCGCGGTGAATCAGCTGATCGAGGACGGCACCTACGACCGCATCCTGAAGAAGTGGGGAACCCAGGCCTCGGCGATCGACGAGTCCCGGATCTCGCCCCCGGAGATCAAGGACTGA
- a CDS encoding DUF5685 family protein has product MFGIVRPCSHRLGEGLKTQWMAHLCGLCLALRSDHGQFARVVTNYDGLIISVLTEAQAAKSTGWRRTAGPCPLRGMRTASVAQGEGARLAAAVSLVLASAKVRDHVVDGDGLLARRPVAAAARKVAQSWDRAGARTGADVGFDTAVLLDAVERQVGIETLAGPGTSLLTVTEPTETATAAAFAHTAVIAGRPGNAEPLAEAGRLFGRLAHLLDAVEDKEADAASGAWNPLTATGAGLAEARRLADDALHGIRLALREVEFTDGKLAHMLLAHELGRSVDRAFGTDACGHAHEVTAHQGGSFGPPPDQGGPYGPPSSGPYGPQSPYGGGNPYGGGVPGGPGGPGGPGGGPAFEPQPPKPGKRGFWAGCAVAIGLCCTCKLCCADSYEGPWSRKKREGCCANCGDCGCCGICECCQCCDCGL; this is encoded by the coding sequence ATGTTCGGAATCGTCAGGCCCTGCAGTCATCGTCTCGGTGAGGGGCTCAAGACGCAATGGATGGCGCATCTGTGCGGGCTCTGCCTCGCGCTGCGCAGTGATCACGGGCAGTTCGCCCGGGTCGTGACCAACTACGACGGCCTGATCATCTCGGTTCTGACGGAGGCTCAGGCCGCCAAGTCGACCGGCTGGCGGCGCACCGCCGGGCCCTGTCCGCTGCGCGGGATGCGCACCGCGTCCGTCGCGCAGGGCGAGGGAGCGCGGCTCGCCGCCGCCGTCTCGCTGGTGCTCGCGTCGGCGAAGGTGCGCGACCACGTCGTCGACGGGGACGGCCTCTTGGCGCGCAGGCCGGTGGCCGCCGCCGCCCGGAAAGTGGCACAGAGCTGGGACAGGGCGGGTGCGCGCACCGGCGCCGATGTGGGCTTCGACACGGCGGTCCTGCTCGACGCCGTCGAACGGCAGGTCGGCATCGAGACCTTGGCGGGCCCCGGCACCTCCCTGCTCACGGTCACCGAGCCGACCGAGACCGCGACCGCCGCGGCCTTCGCGCACACCGCCGTCATCGCGGGCAGGCCGGGCAACGCCGAGCCGCTCGCCGAGGCGGGGCGGCTCTTCGGCAGGCTCGCGCACCTCCTGGATGCCGTGGAGGACAAGGAAGCTGACGCCGCGTCGGGTGCCTGGAACCCGCTGACGGCCACGGGCGCCGGCCTCGCCGAGGCCCGGCGCCTGGCCGACGACGCGCTGCACGGCATACGCCTCGCGCTGCGCGAGGTCGAATTCACCGACGGCAAGCTCGCCCACATGCTGCTCGCGCACGAGCTGGGGCGCTCGGTGGACCGCGCCTTCGGGACCGATGCCTGCGGGCACGCACACGAGGTGACGGCCCATCAGGGCGGTTCCTTCGGCCCGCCGCCGGACCAGGGCGGACCGTACGGACCTCCCTCCAGCGGTCCGTACGGCCCGCAGTCCCCGTACGGAGGTGGCAATCCGTACGGAGGCGGGGTGCCCGGCGGTCCGGGCGGTCCTGGCGGTCCCGGTGGCGGGCCGGCGTTCGAGCCGCAGCCGCCGAAGCCGGGGAAGCGGGGCTTCTGGGCGGGGTGTGCCGTTGCCATCGGGCTGTGCTGCACCTGCAAGCTGTGCTGTGCGGATTCGTACGAGGGTCCCTGGTCCCGCAAGAAGCGCGAGGGGTGCTGCGCGAACTGTGGCGACTGCGGGTGCTGCGGCATCTGTGAGTGCTGCCAGTGCTGCGACTGCGGGCTCTAG
- a CDS encoding amino acid ABC transporter permease: MSSDTLAKAATAPPHDPPPEVPRIVPQRRAGQWVAAAAVLVLLALAVNSVVRNEAFQWDVVGDYFTSASVLRGLWLTLWLTAVVMALGFALGAVLAMGRLSSNPVLRGVSWGYVWLFRSMPILVQLLFWFNIGALYPYLFGIKTVNLLGPITIAVIGLTLHEAAYAAEVVRGGILSVDRGQIEAAQALGLSRWRRWRRVVLPQAMRSIVPPAGNMLIGTLKGTSIVSVIAVQDLLYSVQLVYHRTYQVIPLLLVATIWYVVITSLLSVGQYYVERHYARGSERTR; encoded by the coding sequence ATGTCTTCCGACACGCTCGCCAAAGCCGCGACCGCCCCTCCTCACGACCCACCTCCCGAAGTCCCGCGCATCGTGCCGCAGCGCCGCGCCGGACAGTGGGTGGCCGCCGCCGCGGTCCTCGTGCTCCTCGCGCTCGCCGTCAACTCGGTCGTCCGCAACGAAGCGTTCCAGTGGGACGTGGTCGGCGACTACTTCACCTCCGCGTCCGTGCTGCGCGGCCTGTGGCTCACGCTCTGGCTGACCGCCGTCGTCATGGCGCTCGGCTTCGCGCTCGGCGCGGTGCTCGCCATGGGGCGACTCTCGTCCAACCCCGTGCTGCGCGGGGTCAGTTGGGGCTATGTCTGGCTCTTCAGGTCGATGCCGATCCTGGTGCAACTGCTGTTCTGGTTCAACATCGGGGCGCTGTACCCGTACCTCTTCGGCATCAAGACGGTGAACCTCCTCGGGCCCATCACCATCGCCGTCATCGGACTCACCCTGCACGAGGCCGCGTACGCCGCCGAGGTGGTGCGCGGCGGCATCCTCTCCGTCGACCGCGGGCAGATCGAGGCCGCGCAGGCGCTCGGGCTCAGCCGGTGGCGCCGATGGCGGCGGGTCGTCCTTCCGCAGGCGATGCGCTCCATCGTGCCGCCCGCGGGGAACATGCTGATCGGCACGCTCAAGGGCACGTCGATCGTCAGCGTGATCGCGGTGCAGGACCTGCTCTACTCCGTGCAGCTCGTCTACCACCGCACCTACCAGGTCATCCCGCTGCTCCTGGTCGCCACCATCTGGTACGTCGTGATCACCTCGCTGCTCAGCGTCGGCCAGTACTACGTGGAGCGGCACTACGCCCGCGGTTCGGAGCGCACCCGATGA